One genomic window of Bradyrhizobium sp. B124 includes the following:
- the prmB gene encoding 50S ribosomal protein L3 N(5)-glutamine methyltransferase → MAKRSKVPARRSPAVPKAPKVGAGELHTLFDFLRYAVSRFNAAKLVFAHGTTDPVAEAAFLICETLHLHPDQFETFATARVTVAEGKQILDLIERRIATRKPAAYLVNKVYMRGLPFYVDERTIVPRSFIGELLDSHFGGDEDGTSLIGDPEQVEGVLDLCTGSGCLAILAARHFANAAVDAVDISKDALEVAARNVADYGLDDRLTLHRGDLFKPLGDVSYDLIISNPPYVDAEGMAALPRECRAEPKIAFDGGADGLDIVRRLLDEAKQHLTPQGGLLCEIGRGRDNLEAAYPNLPLLWLDTEDSEGEVFWIAAADL, encoded by the coding sequence ATGGCGAAGCGCAGCAAAGTGCCGGCCAGGCGCAGCCCCGCCGTGCCGAAAGCGCCCAAGGTCGGCGCCGGCGAGCTTCACACCCTGTTCGATTTCCTGCGCTACGCGGTCAGCCGCTTCAACGCGGCAAAACTCGTGTTCGCGCACGGCACCACCGATCCGGTGGCCGAAGCCGCGTTCCTGATCTGCGAGACGCTGCATTTGCATCCCGACCAGTTCGAGACCTTCGCGACCGCGCGCGTCACCGTCGCCGAAGGCAAGCAGATCCTCGACCTGATCGAACGACGGATCGCGACGCGAAAGCCGGCCGCCTATCTCGTCAACAAGGTCTATATGCGCGGCCTGCCGTTCTATGTCGACGAGCGCACCATCGTGCCGCGCTCCTTCATCGGCGAATTGCTGGATTCGCATTTCGGCGGCGACGAGGACGGCACCTCGCTGATCGGCGATCCCGAGCAGGTCGAGGGCGTGCTCGATCTCTGCACCGGCTCCGGCTGCCTTGCGATCCTCGCCGCCCGGCATTTCGCCAACGCCGCTGTCGACGCGGTGGATATCTCAAAGGATGCGCTCGAAGTCGCCGCGCGCAATGTCGCCGACTACGGCCTCGACGACCGCCTCACACTCCATCGCGGCGACCTGTTCAAGCCGCTCGGCGACGTCAGCTACGATCTCATCATTTCGAACCCGCCCTATGTCGATGCCGAGGGCATGGCCGCGCTGCCGCGCGAGTGCCGCGCCGAGCCGAAGATCGCGTTCGACGGCGGTGCTGACGGGCTCGACATCGTCCGCCGCCTGCTCGATGAGGCCAAGCAGCATCTGACCCCGCAAGGCGGGCTGCTCTGCGAGATCGGCCGCGGCCGCGACAATCTCGAGGCCGCCTATCCCAACCTGCCGCTGCTCTGGCTCGACACCGAGGACTCCGAGGGCGAGGTGTTCTGGATCGCGGCCGCCGACCTCTGA
- a CDS encoding molybdenum cofactor biosynthesis protein MoaE: protein MAIAATIRIQQADFDVAQEIAALSKGRTDVGAVVSFSGICRGSEQGEPIAALTLEHYPGMAEAEIARHADEALARWPLQGLTIIHRFGRIAPGENIVLVVTASAHRQAAFEAAEFLMDYLKTNAPFWKREESARGASWIEAQGHDDAAAARWTKS from the coding sequence ATGGCTATCGCAGCGACCATCCGCATCCAGCAAGCCGACTTCGACGTCGCGCAGGAGATTGCCGCCTTAAGCAAGGGCCGCACCGATGTCGGCGCGGTCGTCAGCTTCAGTGGCATTTGCCGCGGCAGCGAGCAGGGCGAGCCGATCGCCGCGCTGACGCTCGAACATTACCCCGGCATGGCGGAAGCCGAGATTGCACGCCACGCCGACGAGGCGCTGGCGCGCTGGCCGTTGCAGGGCCTCACCATCATCCACCGCTTCGGCCGCATCGCGCCGGGCGAGAACATCGTGCTGGTCGTGACCGCCTCGGCGCACCGGCAGGCCGCGTTCGAGGCAGCCGAGTTCCTGATGGACTATCTCAAGACCAACGCACCGTTCTGGAAGCGTGAGGAGAGCGCGCGCGGCGCGAGCTGGATCGAGGCGCAGGGCCATGACGACGCGGCGGCCGCGCGCTGGACCAAATCCTGA
- the moaD gene encoding molybdopterin converting factor subunit 1: MKLKYFAWVRERIGKTEEIVEPPAEVRTVGELIGWLAARDDGYAHAFEKPTVIRAAIDHAHVKPDAAISGAREIAFFPPMTGG, encoded by the coding sequence ATGAAGCTGAAATATTTCGCCTGGGTGCGTGAACGCATCGGCAAGACCGAAGAGATCGTCGAGCCGCCGGCCGAGGTGCGTACCGTTGGCGAGCTGATCGGCTGGCTTGCCGCGCGCGACGACGGCTACGCCCACGCCTTCGAGAAGCCCACGGTGATCCGCGCCGCGATCGACCACGCCCATGTCAAACCGGACGCCGCGATTTCCGGCGCCCGCGAGATCGCGTTTTTTCCGCCGATGACCGGCGGCTGA
- the pgsA gene encoding CDP-diacylglycerol--glycerol-3-phosphate 3-phosphatidyltransferase, whose product MNIATTRGQTKTMSLPNILTYARIAAIPVVIGCVYWQSILDGPLWLRWVALAVFIAAGITDYLDGYYARMWDQQSAFGRMLDPIADKLLVASSLLMLAADNSIHGWTLWAAIVILCREILVSGLREYLAGLRVSVPVTKLAKWKTTIQLVAIGFLIAGEAGEQVFPATTLIGIVLLWMSAIFTIYTGWDYFRAGIHHLIKEDEG is encoded by the coding sequence ATGAACATCGCGACGACCCGGGGACAGACCAAGACCATGTCCCTCCCGAATATCCTGACCTACGCCCGGATCGCCGCGATCCCGGTGGTGATCGGCTGCGTCTACTGGCAGTCGATCCTGGACGGCCCGTTGTGGCTGCGCTGGGTGGCACTGGCCGTGTTCATTGCGGCCGGGATCACCGACTATCTCGACGGCTATTACGCCCGGATGTGGGACCAGCAGTCCGCCTTCGGCCGGATGCTCGATCCGATCGCCGACAAGCTCTTGGTGGCCTCCAGCCTGCTGATGCTGGCCGCCGACAATTCGATCCATGGCTGGACGCTGTGGGCGGCGATCGTGATCCTGTGCCGCGAGATCCTGGTCTCGGGCCTGCGCGAATATCTCGCGGGACTGCGGGTCAGCGTTCCCGTCACCAAGCTTGCGAAATGGAAGACCACGATCCAGCTGGTGGCGATCGGCTTCTTGATCGCCGGCGAAGCCGGCGAGCAGGTGTTTCCGGCCACTACCCTGATCGGCATCGTGCTGCTCTGGATGTCGGCGATCTTCACGATCTACACCGGCTGGGATTACTTCCGTGCCGGCATCCATCACCTCATCAAGGAGGATGAGGGATGA
- the uvrC gene encoding excinuclease ABC subunit UvrC: MVHDSPERPTPAPKTDPKADPKAAPKARRSAKSDLPQDDLTLDTSDVDPETSGTEEEDDARLPEASEDATETIAEGTLSIGHEAIENAVRLAPTSPGVYRMLNAANDVLYVGKAKNVKKRLSSYARANAPLPARILRMIAATTHVEIVSTTTETEALLLEANLIKQLRPRFNVQLRDDKSFPYILISGDHWAPQILKHRGAQSRPGRYFGPFANAGAVNRTITALQRAFLIRSCTDGFFESRSRPCLLYQIKRCAGPCTREIDFPGYTELVREATEFLSGRSHAVKQLLAAEMEKASGELEFETAALYRDRLAALSAIQSQQGINPRTVEEADVFAIHQEGGYSCVEVFFFRTGQNWGNRAYFPRAEKSFTPEEVLSSFLAQFYDDKPPPKLILLSHEIEESALLADALSVKAGSKVEVSVPKRGEKKELIGHALTNAREALGRKLADTATQSRLLDGMVTTLGLPHTPKRIEVYDNSHIQGTNAVGAMIVAGPDGFMKNQYRKFNIKSEGLTPGDDYGMMREVLERRFKRLLKPPEGEAAKDTAKPKDKADDESFPQWPDLVIIDGGRGQLNAVREIFENLGLTQVSLMAVAKGPERDAGRETLFMPDREAIKLEPRDPVLYFIQRLRDEAHRFVIGSHRKLRKKDIREAGLQEIPGIGPSRKRALLHHFGTLKEIERASIADLGKVPGVSAESARKIFEFFHAQPG, from the coding sequence ATGGTTCACGATTCTCCCGAGCGACCGACGCCGGCCCCCAAGACCGACCCCAAGGCTGATCCCAAGGCTGCCCCCAAGGCGCGGCGCAGTGCAAAGTCCGATCTGCCTCAGGACGACCTGACGCTCGACACGAGCGACGTCGATCCGGAAACCTCCGGCACCGAGGAGGAGGATGACGCACGTCTCCCCGAGGCATCGGAGGACGCCACCGAGACAATCGCCGAGGGAACGCTCTCGATCGGGCATGAGGCGATCGAGAACGCAGTGCGCCTCGCCCCGACCTCGCCCGGCGTCTACCGCATGCTCAACGCCGCCAACGACGTGCTCTATGTCGGCAAGGCGAAGAACGTCAAAAAGCGGCTGTCGTCCTATGCGCGGGCCAACGCGCCGCTGCCGGCGCGCATCCTGCGCATGATCGCGGCGACCACACATGTCGAGATCGTCTCGACCACGACCGAGACCGAGGCGCTGCTGCTCGAAGCCAATCTGATCAAGCAGCTCCGCCCACGTTTCAATGTGCAGCTGCGCGATGACAAATCGTTTCCATATATTTTGATCTCGGGCGATCACTGGGCGCCGCAGATCCTCAAGCATCGCGGCGCGCAGTCGCGGCCCGGGCGCTATTTCGGCCCGTTCGCCAATGCGGGCGCGGTCAACCGCACAATTACGGCGCTGCAGCGCGCGTTCCTGATCCGCTCCTGCACCGACGGCTTCTTCGAAAGCCGCAGCCGGCCCTGCCTGCTCTATCAGATCAAGCGCTGCGCCGGCCCCTGCACGCGCGAGATCGATTTTCCCGGCTATACCGAACTGGTGCGCGAGGCGACCGAATTCCTTTCCGGCCGCAGCCACGCCGTGAAGCAATTGCTCGCGGCCGAGATGGAGAAGGCCTCCGGCGAGCTCGAGTTCGAGACCGCGGCGCTGTACCGCGACCGCCTCGCGGCACTGTCGGCGATCCAGTCGCAGCAGGGCATCAACCCGCGCACGGTCGAAGAGGCCGATGTGTTCGCGATCCACCAGGAGGGCGGCTATTCCTGCGTCGAGGTGTTCTTCTTCCGCACCGGCCAGAACTGGGGCAATCGCGCCTATTTCCCGCGCGCGGAAAAGAGCTTCACGCCCGAGGAGGTGCTGTCCTCATTCCTCGCGCAATTCTACGACGACAAACCGCCGCCGAAGCTGATCCTGCTGTCGCACGAGATCGAGGAAAGCGCTTTGCTCGCCGACGCGCTGTCGGTGAAGGCCGGATCCAAGGTCGAGGTCTCCGTGCCCAAGCGCGGCGAGAAGAAGGAATTGATCGGCCACGCGCTCACCAACGCGCGCGAGGCGCTCGGCCGCAAGCTCGCCGATACCGCGACGCAAAGCCGGCTGCTGGACGGCATGGTCACGACGCTCGGCCTGCCGCATACGCCCAAGCGCATCGAGGTCTACGACAATAGCCACATCCAGGGCACCAACGCAGTCGGCGCGATGATCGTGGCGGGACCCGACGGGTTCATGAAAAACCAGTACCGCAAGTTCAACATCAAGTCCGAAGGGCTGACGCCCGGCGACGATTACGGGATGATGCGCGAGGTGCTGGAGCGCCGCTTCAAGCGGCTGCTGAAGCCGCCGGAGGGCGAGGCTGCCAAGGACACTGCAAAGCCAAAAGACAAGGCGGACGACGAGTCGTTCCCGCAATGGCCCGATCTCGTCATCATCGACGGCGGCCGCGGCCAGCTCAACGCGGTCCGGGAGATTTTCGAGAATCTCGGGCTGACCCAGGTCTCGCTGATGGCGGTGGCGAAGGGGCCGGAGCGCGATGCGGGGCGGGAAACCCTGTTCATGCCGGACCGCGAGGCCATCAAGCTGGAGCCGCGCGACCCGGTGCTCTATTTCATCCAGCGGCTGCGCGACGAGGCCCACCGCTTCGTGATCGGCTCGCACCGCAAGCTGCGCAAAAAGGACATCCGCGAGGCCGGGTTGCAGGAGATCCCGGGCATCGGCCCGTCGCGCAAACGTGCCTTGCTGCACCACTTCGGAACGCTCAAGGAGATCGAGCGGGCCTCGATCGCCGACCTCGGCAAGGTTCCCGGCGTCAGCGCCGAGAGTGCCCGCAAGATTTTCGAGTTTTTCCACGCCCAGCCGGGTTAA
- a CDS encoding outer membrane protein, producing MTRFVARALALIVAGWTTSAASADLNYGSPYTVYQPLNAYSWAGPYLGGNVGYGWGSVENNPTKPSGFVGGVQAGYNFQNGSPWVFGIEADIQGTTADDRFAPWKFSNPWFGTVRGRAGYAVNNVLFYATGGLAFGELRGETFGISESHTNAGFTVGAGAEMGFAPNWSAKIEYLYVDLANSNFTITGGAPNGYSFSLVRAGINYHF from the coding sequence ATGACCCGGTTTGTTGCGCGTGCGCTGGCACTGATCGTCGCAGGCTGGACGACTTCGGCGGCGTCGGCCGACCTCAACTACGGCTCGCCCTATACCGTCTATCAGCCGCTCAATGCCTACAGTTGGGCCGGCCCCTATCTCGGCGGCAACGTCGGCTACGGCTGGGGTTCGGTCGAGAACAACCCGACCAAGCCGTCCGGTTTCGTCGGCGGCGTGCAGGCCGGCTACAATTTCCAGAACGGCTCGCCTTGGGTGTTCGGCATCGAGGCCGATATCCAGGGCACCACCGCCGACGATCGGTTCGCGCCCTGGAAGTTCTCCAACCCGTGGTTCGGCACCGTACGCGGCCGCGCCGGCTATGCGGTCAACAATGTGCTATTCTACGCGACCGGTGGTCTCGCCTTCGGTGAACTGCGCGGCGAGACGTTTGGCATATCGGAGTCGCATACCAATGCGGGCTTCACCGTCGGCGCCGGCGCCGAAATGGGCTTTGCCCCGAACTGGAGTGCCAAGATCGAATATCTCTACGTCGATCTCGCCAACAGCAACTTCACGATCACCGGCGGCGCGCCGAACGGCTACAGCTTCAGCCTGGTTCGCGCCGGCATCAACTATCACTTCTGA
- a CDS encoding cold-shock protein, with product MAMTGTVKFFNGERGYGFIKPDDGGRDVFVHITAVERAGLKDLTEGQRITFEVEPDKKGKGPKAVNLVVS from the coding sequence ATGGCCATGACTGGGACAGTCAAGTTCTTCAACGGAGAGCGTGGCTACGGCTTCATCAAGCCTGATGATGGCGGCCGCGATGTGTTCGTTCACATCACAGCTGTCGAGCGTGCAGGATTGAAGGACCTGACTGAAGGACAGCGCATTACGTTCGAGGTTGAACCCGACAAGAAGGGCAAGGGCCCGAAGGCGGTCAACCTGGTGGTTTCATGA
- the rlmJ gene encoding 23S rRNA (adenine(2030)-N(6))-methyltransferase RlmJ: MNYRHAFHAGSFADVIKHIVLVRMLTYLQEKQAPFRVIDTHAGAGLYDLTSSEAQRGGEWLTGIARLMQARLSDKALPLIAPYLDIVRAFNPRGELKAYPGSPLIARALLRPQDRMTACEIEPVARKQLIDALRRDVQARVVDLDGWVALPAFVPPNERRGLVLIDPPFEAKDEFERLASAFTEAFAKWPTGTYLLWYPVKTRRATDELARSVAAATASSRPAGKCLRLEFSVAPQETGAGLVSTGLLIVNPPWTLAGELKIILSELERPLGQGGAGRFRLETPKP, translated from the coding sequence ATGAACTATCGTCACGCCTTTCATGCCGGCAGCTTTGCCGACGTCATCAAGCACATCGTGCTGGTGCGCATGCTCACCTACCTGCAGGAGAAGCAGGCGCCGTTCCGCGTCATCGACACCCATGCCGGCGCCGGCCTGTATGATTTGACGTCGAGCGAAGCGCAGCGCGGCGGCGAATGGCTGACCGGCATCGCGCGACTGATGCAGGCGCGGCTGTCCGACAAGGCGTTGCCGCTGATCGCGCCCTATCTCGACATCGTCAGAGCATTCAACCCGCGAGGCGAGCTGAAAGCCTATCCCGGCTCGCCGTTGATCGCGCGGGCGCTGCTGCGTCCGCAAGACCGTATGACGGCCTGCGAGATCGAGCCCGTTGCGCGCAAGCAATTGATCGATGCATTGCGACGCGATGTGCAGGCGCGCGTCGTCGATCTCGACGGCTGGGTGGCGCTGCCCGCATTCGTGCCGCCGAACGAACGGCGCGGCCTGGTGCTGATCGATCCGCCTTTCGAAGCGAAGGACGAGTTCGAGCGGCTGGCGAGTGCCTTCACCGAAGCGTTTGCGAAGTGGCCGACCGGCACGTATCTTTTGTGGTACCCCGTAAAAACCCGGAGAGCTACCGACGAGCTCGCGCGCAGCGTGGCTGCAGCAACAGCGAGCAGTCGGCCCGCGGGCAAATGCTTGCGTTTGGAATTCAGTGTGGCGCCGCAAGAAACCGGCGCAGGCCTCGTTTCCACCGGCCTTTTGATAGTGAATCCGCCGTGGACGCTGGCGGGCGAGCTGAAGATCATCTTGTCCGAACTCGAGAGACCGCTTGGTCAAGGCGGCGCCGGACGCTTCAGACTCGAAACGCCTAAACCTTGA
- a CDS encoding ribonuclease T2, whose protein sequence is MGASAQDRRQNAPGEFDFYVLSLSWSPSFCEAASERGNNGRGTQAQCGGRPYSFVVHGLWPQYERGFPEYCQRPSPRLARNIMTSMLDLMPAPGLIYNEWDKHGTCSGLGERAYFEAIRKARAAVKIPEEFLQLTEPKTIAPDELETAFIKANPGLSNSAISVTCDSKRLSEVRICLSKDLQFRSCEEIDRRACRRDQVLMPPVRGG, encoded by the coding sequence ATGGGGGCCTCGGCCCAGGATCGCCGGCAGAATGCGCCCGGCGAGTTCGATTTCTATGTGCTGTCGCTGTCGTGGTCGCCCTCGTTCTGCGAGGCGGCGAGCGAGCGCGGCAACAACGGCCGCGGCACGCAGGCGCAATGCGGCGGACGGCCATACTCATTCGTGGTGCACGGGCTGTGGCCACAATATGAGCGGGGCTTTCCGGAATACTGCCAGCGCCCTTCGCCCCGCCTCGCCCGCAACATCATGACCTCGATGCTCGACCTGATGCCGGCGCCCGGGCTGATCTACAACGAGTGGGACAAGCACGGCACCTGCTCCGGCCTCGGCGAACGGGCCTATTTCGAAGCCATCCGCAAGGCCCGCGCCGCGGTGAAGATCCCCGAGGAATTCCTGCAATTGACGGAGCCGAAGACGATCGCGCCCGACGAGCTGGAGACGGCGTTCATCAAGGCCAATCCGGGGCTCAGCAACTCCGCGATCTCGGTGACCTGCGACAGCAAGCGGCTCAGCGAGGTGCGGATCTGCCTCAGCAAGGATCTGCAATTCCGTTCCTGCGAGGAAATCGATCGCCGCGCCTGCCGCCGCGATCAGGTGCTGATGCCGCCGGTTCGCGGCGGCTGA
- a CDS encoding DUF3617 family protein — protein MTRQLALLGSAVCLVLSTGAASALDLPTRKAGLWEMKMVRTGGPMPEITMQHCTDETTDKEMSAAASPMAKEVCSKQDIQKTATGYVSDSVCSVAGMSMKSHAEIVGDFNSAYTVKSSSHAEGGAAGSRDTTMTIEAKWLGACKSDQKPGDIIMPGGMKMNVKDMEKLKGLLPKQK, from the coding sequence ATGACCCGACAGCTTGCCTTGCTTGGTTCTGCTGTTTGCCTTGTCCTGTCCACCGGTGCTGCGAGCGCCCTCGACCTGCCGACCCGCAAGGCGGGTCTGTGGGAGATGAAGATGGTGCGCACCGGCGGGCCGATGCCCGAAATCACCATGCAGCACTGCACCGACGAGACCACCGACAAGGAGATGAGCGCGGCGGCCTCGCCGATGGCCAAGGAAGTCTGCTCCAAGCAGGACATCCAGAAGACCGCGACCGGCTATGTCAGCGACAGCGTGTGCAGCGTCGCCGGCATGTCGATGAAGAGCCATGCCGAGATCGTCGGCGATTTCAATTCCGCCTACACGGTCAAGAGCAGCTCGCACGCGGAGGGCGGCGCGGCCGGCTCCCGCGACACCACGATGACCATCGAGGCGAAATGGCTCGGCGCCTGCAAGAGCGACCAGAAGCCCGGTGACATCATCATGCCCGGCGGCATGAAGATGAACGTCAAGGATATGGAAAAGCTGAAGGGCCTCCTGCCCAAGCAGAAGTAG
- a CDS encoding TonB-dependent siderophore receptor, which produces MSRRRTAAAPAQNQAPRSQGAAGTIGTTTGYVATGSTAGTKTNTALIETPQSLSVVTQKELRDRNVQTLKDAVNYTPGVTTTAFGYDPRFDSFYIRGFDATYTGIYRDGLRQGGGNFAIPKIEPYGLDSVSILRGPASGLYGLGSPGGIVDVTTKRPPLTTFGEIQLQGGTYDRYQGSFDVGGPVPGSDQLYYRLTGLLRDAKTWYPGNDDDRAYIAPALTWRPDVDTSFTILSEYQSSRTAASIGNFRAPDGRLTNIYSNDPAFSAMDQKQYRIGYAFEHNVDDVWTVRQSFRFYQVDTDAKYTQIDSIDSSTNLASRSAWRILDSFNTVTLDNQAEAKFMLGAIKNTALFGVDYGHSYYNDKIGYGPAPDLNLLTMNYGAQAIASPAFSIFNKQSTDEVGVYAQEQARLGGFILTLNGRQSWVPQTTTAGLDGMPSTQKATAFTGRAGLAYVFDNGIAPYVSYATAFAPQVGVDASGSPFKPTTGEQKEIGIKYQMPQVPVLLTAAVFDITQDNVLRTDPSNMAFQAATGQVESKGVELEAKLALKQGFDFTAAYTHLNVVITQGNPDTTGNELSGIPRNSFAAFGKYTFQSGVPVEGLGLGLGVRYIGTNFGNDQNTFQNAARTLFDAVIDYDLGKLDRRLLGATARLNATNLFDTRYQTCQSGYCYAGERRQVIGTLSYRW; this is translated from the coding sequence GTGAGCCGACGCCGCACTGCTGCGGCGCCCGCTCAGAACCAGGCTCCGCGGTCGCAAGGCGCGGCCGGCACGATCGGTACGACGACCGGCTACGTTGCGACCGGCAGCACGGCCGGCACCAAGACCAACACCGCGCTGATCGAGACGCCGCAGTCGCTTTCGGTGGTCACGCAAAAGGAGCTCAGGGATCGTAACGTTCAGACGCTTAAGGACGCCGTCAATTACACGCCCGGCGTCACGACCACCGCGTTCGGCTATGATCCCCGGTTCGATAGTTTCTACATCCGCGGCTTCGATGCGACCTATACTGGGATCTATCGCGACGGCCTGCGCCAGGGCGGCGGCAACTTCGCCATTCCCAAGATCGAACCTTACGGTCTCGACAGCGTGTCGATCCTCCGTGGCCCGGCCTCGGGTCTTTACGGCCTTGGCTCTCCGGGCGGCATCGTGGACGTCACCACCAAGCGGCCGCCGTTGACCACATTCGGTGAGATACAGCTGCAGGGTGGCACCTACGACCGTTACCAGGGCAGCTTCGATGTCGGTGGTCCGGTGCCCGGCAGCGATCAGCTGTACTACCGGCTGACGGGTTTGCTCCGTGACGCGAAGACCTGGTATCCCGGCAACGACGACGATCGCGCCTATATCGCGCCTGCGCTGACCTGGCGGCCGGACGTCGATACGTCCTTCACGATCCTCAGCGAGTATCAAAGCAGCCGAACCGCCGCGAGCATCGGCAACTTCCGCGCGCCCGACGGACGATTGACCAACATCTACTCGAATGATCCGGCCTTCAGCGCCATGGATCAGAAGCAATATCGCATCGGTTACGCGTTCGAGCACAATGTCGACGACGTCTGGACGGTGCGGCAGAGCTTCCGCTTCTATCAGGTCGACACCGACGCGAAATACACCCAGATCGACTCCATCGACAGCAGCACCAATCTCGCGTCGCGCTCCGCCTGGCGGATCCTGGATAGCTTCAATACCGTGACGCTCGACAATCAGGCCGAAGCCAAGTTCATGCTCGGCGCGATCAAGAACACGGCGCTGTTCGGCGTCGACTACGGCCACTCCTACTACAACGACAAGATCGGCTACGGGCCGGCTCCCGATCTCAATCTCCTGACGATGAACTACGGTGCCCAGGCGATCGCGTCGCCGGCATTCTCGATCTTCAACAAGCAGTCGACCGACGAGGTAGGGGTCTATGCGCAGGAGCAGGCCAGGCTCGGCGGCTTCATCCTGACGCTCAATGGCCGCCAGAGCTGGGTCCCGCAGACGACGACCGCAGGCCTGGACGGCATGCCGTCAACGCAGAAGGCGACCGCCTTCACGGGCCGCGCGGGCCTCGCTTACGTCTTCGACAACGGCATTGCGCCTTATGTCAGCTACGCGACGGCATTCGCCCCGCAGGTCGGCGTCGACGCATCGGGATCGCCGTTCAAGCCGACCACCGGCGAGCAGAAGGAAATCGGCATCAAGTATCAGATGCCGCAGGTGCCGGTGCTGTTGACCGCCGCGGTGTTCGACATCACGCAGGACAATGTGCTGCGCACCGATCCGAGCAACATGGCGTTCCAGGCGGCAACCGGGCAGGTCGAATCGAAGGGCGTGGAGCTCGAGGCGAAGCTGGCGCTCAAGCAGGGATTTGATTTCACTGCCGCCTACACCCATCTCAACGTCGTGATCACGCAGGGCAACCCGGATACGACCGGCAACGAGCTCTCCGGCATTCCGAGGAATTCCTTCGCCGCCTTCGGCAAATACACGTTCCAGTCCGGCGTCCCCGTCGAAGGGCTCGGGCTTGGCCTCGGTGTCCGTTATATCGGGACCAACTTCGGCAACGACCAGAATACGTTCCAGAATGCGGCGAGAACGTTGTTCGATGCCGTGATCGACTACGATCTCGGCAAGCTGGATCGGCGATTGCTCGGCGCCACCGCGCGCTTGAACGCGACCAATCTGTTCGACACGCGCTACCAGACCTGCCAGTCCGGCTACTGCTATGCCGGCGAACGGCGTCAGGTGATCGGCACCCTGTCTTACCGCTGGTAG